The sequence below is a genomic window from Patescibacteria group bacterium.
TGTCATATTTATATTATTTAATTATTTATATAAAACTAGTATTATATCATCACATCCATAAGATCCAGCTCCACCAGTTGGAGCTCCTAATCCATCCGGACCATAAGAACCGATTACCACTGCATCGACACAGAGTAAATTTGTACATTCACAAGGATCACCGTTAGCGTCTATTCTATAATCCGTATCAAAAAAATACTCATACCCCCAAGGATCAAGATCAAATGGATTCATATAAGGTCCAGACCAACCAAGAAAAGCACCTCCATTAGAATTTAATCCTCCTGCTCCTCCAATAAAACTATTTAGACAAGTGTTTGAACTAGCATCCACTCCACAAAGCTCGTTATTTGCAGTGCTGCCTATTTGTTTTGGCTGTTGGTCTCCTGGCCAACGCGTAGTGTCGGCCTCCAAAATATCAATAGCTTTTCTAATTTCTGAAATATCACTAATAGCTTTTGTGATTTTTGCATTTTTTCTAGCAGAATTAACGGCCACCGTTGCCAAGGTGGAAAGAATTCCAATAATTGTTATAACCACAAGTAATTCAATTAGGGTAAATCCATTCCTTTCTCTAGACATAAAAACTATTTTTTTACTATTCCCAAAAGACCGGGCATAGTCTCACCTCCTAAGTATGAAAGCATTGCCCCACCTCCAGTTGAAACCCAATCAACATGATCTTGCATTTTTGTCTTCTTAAGAGCTTCTACTGTTTCTCCTCCTCCAACAACACCAAAAGTCCTACCTCCTGATCTTGAGGCAATAATCTGACCTATAGCCATGGTCCCAACTCGAAAACGAGGGCTTTCAAACATGCCCAATGGACCATTCCAAATAATTGTTGCCGATCTTTTAATATAGCTAGAAAAAAGTTTTATTGTTTCTGGCCCTATGTCTAGAGCAGAATCTTCTTCTCCAATTTCGCTAATTTTTTTAACACTTATTTTTTCTGTTACAAGATTTTTTACAAGGACATCAACTGGTAATAGTACTTTCCCGGATTTATATCCCTTGGCAAATTTCAAGCTGTCCCTGTCGACCAGAGATCTCCCAACATCGAATCCTCTAACTAATAAAAAATTATTAGCAAGTGCTCCTCCTATTAGTATTTTATGAGCCTTGGGATAGAGTTTTTTCACAAGAGTTGTTTTTGATCCAATTTTTGAACCGCCCATAACTACTATCAATGGTTTTTTCGGTATTATCACCTTGTTAAGATTCTCTATCTCTTTCTCAAGAAGCAAGCCAGCGAATGAAGGTAAATAATTTTTTATAGCTGATACCGAAGCATGCGCTCGATGAGACACAGCGAAAGCGTTGTTCACATAAATATCGGCAAGCTTCGACAGGTCTTTAGCAAATTTTTTAGAATTCTTTTCCTCTCCCTTGTTAAATCTCAAATTATCAATAAATACTATATCACCATTTCGCATTTTACTCACTGCAGTCCCAGCCTCCATTCCAAAAACACCTGGAACAAAATTTATTCTCTTGCCGAGCAATCGTGACAATCTAGTTACAACCGGAGCTAAACTATATTTTTCATTATATTCCCCTCCTGGCTTTCCTAGGTGGCTTGTTATTATAATTTTTGCATTATATCTTTGCAAATACCGAATTGTTGCCAGACCGGCTGTAATTTTAAAATCATCACGAACTACACCATTCTTTATGGGCACATTAAAATCAGCTCTCAAGAAGATTTTTTTTCCAGCTAAGTCTTTATATTTTCTAATTGACAATATGGTCATAAATCAAATATTTCTATATATTATAACACATTTGGTCCAAAAATAAAAAAATTCTACTTAGTAGAATTTTTTTATTTCATTTATTTTAGTTCAGCTAATATCGCCCTTATCTGCAACTCCTCTGTTCCTCTCAATAAACCAAACTCCACTTCGTCACCAGGAGCATAGGTCATTATAATTTTTGCTAAACTATTATTCTTATTAAGTTCTGCCCCGTCAATATATTTAATTATATCACCAATTTTTATACCTGCTTCAAACCAAGGGAGCAAAGAGCTTTTTGGAGAAGGATTTACAAGGGCTCCTGATTCTTGAAAATTTTTGTTTTCTGTATCACTGCTAATAAAATACGAGAGGTCAGCGTAGTCCAATCCAAGGCTCGGCCTAGAAATAACTCCTTTTTCGAACAGGCTATCCACCACTACATTAAAAACCCTGGAAGGAATCAATTCTCCTTTTTTATTTATAAACATCACAATACGTCCTGATACATCAAAAATAAATGAAGAGTTAAAGTTTTCACTTAGGTCGTCAACTAATTTAATTTTATCATAATAAAAATCAGAAGATATAGACAGATAGTTTCCAGAATCTCGCACGGATGACACTGTGCTCAAATATGTATCTCCTGCTAGGGTTAAGCCCAAAGCTGTCTCTCCAGTATTTAGGCTATCTTGACTAGCCATGTTTAGAACTGCTAAATCTCTGGCATTAATATGCAAGAAAATATAATTAGTAGACGGATCTATTTCAATTTTATCAATCGTGTAAATTTTCTTATCATTACCGATAACCACATATTTTCCCATATTCAATTGTTTGTTTTTACCAACAAATTCGAGATGGTTAAGAGCGTCTGTTACAATCCATCCATCACTTGTAACAATTAAACCTGCTCCCAGTTCATCGCCTATTTTGTAAAAAGAATCCAAATCAATCATCTCCTTTTTTGTGCTAGTGGCTTTCTTTTGGTAAATTCCCACCAAGCTTACATTAACTAGTGAAATAGTCTCATTAATTTTTTCATCTTGAGCAACGACAACCTTCTTTGCTCCGCTAATAACAACGTTTGGTTTATCTAAATTTCCATTTACAAAGTTGAGTTCTCCAAAAAAAGCTGAACTTGTTCCAAAGTACGATCTGACAGTCAGACTCCCCACAATACCAGCGACCAAGCCAAAAAGTGTTGATAATAAAACAATTACTACAATTCCATTTTTATTTTTTTCAATCATAAATTTATACCCACCTTGAAGTTAATAATACTAAAATAATACTCACAAATCCAAAACTAAAATATAGCTTTACAGTTCTCGGATTCAAACTGTCTTTCAAGTGGTGTCTAGAAAGACCCATTATAATATAATACCCAATTGCCAAAACAAGACCAGATATCTTATAGGTAACTGGCAAGAAATAAATAGACCAAGCAAGCTCCATCATAACAAGACAAACAATCAAAACATAAAATAGGGCTATATTATATTTTATTTTATTTATATACATCACCGAATAGACAATCATGGCCAAAAATACCACAAAGACAATCATTAATATCCAGACAGGAAAACGTAAGAAAGATTGCAAGCCATAAACTGACGATGCCATAAAGAACACTAAAATAAAATTACCAAATATTGTAATATTATTCAAGGAGTCTCCCCTGTCAACGCCAGAAAAAAAGGAACGGAGAGTTCTAAAATAAAAATATAAAATAACGGAATTTACAAGAAGCAGTAAATGAGGCCTTAAATAATCCATTTCCATCATCAGATAAGTAACAAAGCTAATTTCTAACAGAATTGGAAATATCAAAAAAATATACCATTTTATATCAAGGTCACCTCGAACTTTAATATTTTTAACTGAAAAAAATACCAAGAATAAAATAACAAACAAAATATAAAATATATTTCCAATATTATATACAAAATATTCCAAGAGAAGAAAAATCAACAAGGGGGAAAGTCTGAACAAAAATGATAAATAATATGTCATATCAATTAATTTAGCCAAAGGTTATCCTGGCCAATTTTTTCTATTTCCAACTGAAAGTCGCTATCCAAAATAAAATTATTCTCGATGATTCTATCTATTGTTACAACTAGACTTAAATGAAAAGCCCTATACTCATCAGGAACAACCAATGACATCAAGCTATTTTTTATCCCAGTCAACTTTTCATCAACGTTTATTTCCTCGGTGCTTGAGGCGACTAAATTAGCATCATCTTTTAATTGAAAATAAATACCCCTTACTTTCTCCTGATAAGTACTCTCAAGCATTGCCAAGTCTACTTTTTCAATTTTTATTTCTTCTTTCACCACTTTTTCATTTGGCATCTCAATCTCCTTGGAAGCTATAACCAGATAAACAATTAGAAAAAAAGAGAAAGAAGCGAGTGCAATTAATATCTTTTCTTTATTTTTCATATTTTATATTAATTATTATTTATAATCTCAAAATCATCTTTTTTCTCGAGGCTGAGCTCTAGCTTATTCACTTCATCAGAACTAGTCAAAGAATTAATTTTTAAGTACTTGTCTGAAACTGTATACAAAACATCGTTGATATATAAACTTCTCTTTACACTTGCATCATAATAACCATAACCATTCCAATAATACTGTTTCCCTTCAAGTTCTCCTTCCTCGAAGTGACTTATTCTTTCTTTTAATTCAACGCTGTCTTTTTTAATATCAAACCAAAGAGCTCCTCTAAAATTTATTTTTCCATATCTATTCTCCCCTTCTACCTCTCTGAGCGTAGCGGGTATCACAAGTAAATTTTTATCAGATGAAAACAAAAAGGCCTTATGGTCGTTTAGGGCAATTGAATCACTACCAACTCCTCCAATGATTATGCTGTCAGCTTCTTTCGGATTTGCAACATCTGAAACATCAAACAAAGATATTTTAAGTCCACCGGTCACCACTCTTTCATATTCATTCAGCTTTGCATCCTTACCTATTCCAATCAAAGTTGTCTCGTCATAGGGGTGCAGGTAATTAGAAAATCCAGGTATCTTAAGCTCTCCCAATACTTTTGGATTACGCGCGTCACTTAAGTCAATCACAAACAAAGGATCAGTTTGCTTAAATGTAACAAGATAAGCTCTGTTTTGCATAAAACGAACCGAATAGATTCTTTCATCTGGGGCCAAATCTTCAAGAGCGCCAACTTGTTTTAAATCTTTGTCCAAGACATACAAATTACTATAAGATTCATTTGATCCATCGTCAAAACGAGACCAAGTTCTATTTTTTGTTGTTGCGATTCTAAAATATCCCTTGTTCTCATCCATTGAAAATTGATTTAAAACATGTCCAGTTACTTCGCCCGATGTCTTGTATTCAATGTCAGAACCATTAATTTCTACTTTATGAATCACGGTTTTTTCTAATTCTTTTGAAATATCTTCATACTTCTTTTTCATTTCTTCCTCGACTTGTTTTTCAAGTTTTTCCTGCTCATCGTCTGGGAGACTTTGTATATATCTTTCAAGAATAGCAGAAATTTTTCGAATCTTCTCACTATCACTCAATATAAATTCCTCAACCAAATCTATCGCAACTATTTTATCTGCTTCTTTTTGAGGTAATTTCGGAACCAAAATCTCCTTGGTCATCTCCATCACTAATTGCTCTTCGCTTATATATTTTGTATAGGTAATGTAAATATTACTCTCTGAAACATACATATTTTGGTTATCAGAAAGAATATAAACCTCTCTCTCCACGTCAGAATTAATATTTGCCAAATCAACAACATTTACACTAGAAAAATTATATCTATTATAAGGAATATCAAAATAATAAACATCTGGCATAATGCATTTTTCAGCTGTGCAGGCCGTGTCAACTCCATCTTCCAAAACCCTAGGCAAGATTGGTTCACCATCAATATAATAATTATAAGTATTAGTTACAAAATAAACATAATCACCAATCATTCTAGAATTTGCATAAGACCCCTCAAAACGAATATCTCTTAATTGACTAGGTTCAGACCTATCACTGATATCAAAAATCTTAAAATAAGTATAGGATGAATTTCTTCTAAAACTCTGACTATACGTTTCTTTTGAAACTTGAAAATCTTCCCCAAAAACAACAAGTTTGTTTTTATTTATATAAATATTTTTTGGACTAGATTCAAATTTTATTTTTGATACTATTTTAGCCTCGCTTGCTGGACTTGCCTTTATAATAAAAAGTTCATTTTGAGTAAGTGAATATATATAATCACCGTCAGTTTTTACAATATCAGATTCATCCACTCCTTCCACCTGAACATTTGTTTGTGAAAAATCATTTTCACCTTCTGCTGAACCAAGGCCAGGTGCTGTTGGAACCGCTTGTGGAGCTGATTTTAACATCATGCCGTCAGTTGCCATTTCAGCTACTTCCATTCCCCCAAAAGAAGAATCAGCAAAAACCATATCACTTCGATAATAATTTTCACCTGAATTAACTTGGCTATTTTCTAAAAATTCTTTCAACTCTTCTGGATTATCAAACTTTTTTATCTCAGACTGACTAGCCAATATATTTTCTATAGTTTTTGACCCAGAATCAGTTTTTATATTTTCTGTAACTTTTTCTGTTGGTTTAATATTATTTTCCGGTTGAACAGTCGTCGGGTTTTTGCTCAATGAAAAAGAGCAGGCGCTTAGAACAAAAGTTAGAGCTAAAAATAGTATGAATAATTTAAGATTTTTTTGCATAGAATTTTATTTTAAAATAATGAAATTTTATTTTTTTATACTAACTTTTGTCATTATTATTCCCCTCTATGAGAGGGGTGGCAGCTTTGCTGACGGGGTGTGTTTTCGTTTTATTTTTTGTCACGTTTCTTTCGTTAACCCACTACACACCTCCCGCTACGCGTACTCCTACCCCAGGGCGCCCGAGCGAAGCGACAAAGTGCTCTTGGGGTGCACACTCTTTCGCTTATCAGCGACGACCCAGGTCGGTCTCTCTTGTTTCACAATTCACCTTCTTCACCTTGTCTCAAGAGGAGATTTTTTCATATTTATATATCAATTATTATCGTAACTGGTCCATCATTAATTAATTCTACTTGCATATCCGCTCCGAACTTTCCTGCTTCAACTTTTATATTTTTCTCTTTCAAAATAGTAACAAATTTCTCGTAAAAAGGGATAGCCTTTTCTGGTCTAGCCGACTCAATAAAACTTGGCCTGTTCCCCTTTTTCGTATCGCCATATAAAGTAAATTGAGAAACAACTAAAATCTCTCCTTCAGTATCTTCTAAAGATAAATTCATTTTTTCTTCACTATCTTCAAATATACGCAATTTCAAAATTTTGTCGGCCATCTTCTCTATCATTTTTTCCGTATCATCAACGTGAACTGCAAAAAAAACCAATAAACCTTTATCAATTTTTCCAATAATACTGTCGTCAACACTCACCTGAGCACTAGACACTCTTTGAATAACTGCTCTCATATTATTCAAACATTTTAGTAGCCTCTATTTCCTCCCATTCACCACTATCTTCATCCAGTTTATAAACATCTAATCTACCATTCTTTTCAGTTTCACTATATACATATTGAACATTTGTTTCAGAACCTATTCTTCTGGTGTAGGATGTTTTTTTATCTAGAATAACTGGCCTCAAAATAAACTCTAAGCGCATCTTTCCAAGAGGTCCCTTAAATTCTATAAATTTAATATCAACTCCTCCTTCTTCATCGTCATGATCAGACCCCTCATCCAGTACTTCGAAAGTATCCTTAATATGACCAACTGTTTGTTCCCATTTATCTTCTTGCATATATTTAAATTAATAATAAGTAGCATGAGTCTCCATATCCCTCCTTCTATTTGTTGCAGTCACCTCACTTATAAGACCCCTCCTTAGTAGATCATCTACTGACTTATTCATTGTTTGCATTCCTATATTAGAACTTGTTTGTATTGTTGAATTAATTTGTTCTATTTGATTGTTTTTAATTAAATTAGAAATTGCGTTATTATTTATCAATATTTCTCTAGCTGCAACCAATCCCCCTCCTCTTTTTGGCAAGAGTTGTTGGGATACAACACCACGCAAGACTCCAGAAAGTTGGTTAGTGATTTGATTCTGATACTCTGTTGGAAAATAATCAATAATACGAGAAACTGTTTCAGCAGCGGTTGATGTATGGAGTGTAGATAAAACTAAATGACCTGTTTTGGCAGCGGTCAAAGCAGCTCGAATAGTTTCTTTGTCTCTCATCTCTCCAACCATTATAACATTTGGATCTTGTCTTAGAGCATATTTG
It includes:
- a CDS encoding prepilin-type N-terminal cleavage/methylation domain-containing protein; its protein translation is MSRERNGFTLIELLVVITIIGILSTLATVAVNSARKNAKITKAISDISEIRKAIDILEADTTRWPGDQQPKQIGSTANNELCGVDASSNTCLNSFIGGAGGLNSNGGAFLGWSGPYMNPFDLDPWGYEYFFDTDYRIDANGDPCECTNLLCVDAVVIGSYGPDGLGAPTGGAGSYGCDDIILVLYK
- a CDS encoding phosphoglycerate kinase encodes the protein MTILSIRKYKDLAGKKIFLRADFNVPIKNGVVRDDFKITAGLATIRYLQRYNAKIIITSHLGKPGGEYNEKYSLAPVVTRLSRLLGKRINFVPGVFGMEAGTAVSKMRNGDIVFIDNLRFNKGEEKNSKKFAKDLSKLADIYVNNAFAVSHRAHASVSAIKNYLPSFAGLLLEKEIENLNKVIIPKKPLIVVMGGSKIGSKTTLVKKLYPKAHKILIGGALANNFLLVRGFDVGRSLVDRDSLKFAKGYKSGKVLLPVDVLVKNLVTEKISVKKISEIGEEDSALDIGPETIKLFSSYIKRSATIIWNGPLGMFESPRFRVGTMAIGQIIASRSGGRTFGVVGGGETVEALKKTKMQDHVDWVSTGGGAMLSYLGGETMPGLLGIVKK
- a CDS encoding S1C family serine protease, translating into MIEKNKNGIVVIVLLSTLFGLVAGIVGSLTVRSYFGTSSAFFGELNFVNGNLDKPNVVISGAKKVVVAQDEKINETISLVNVSLVGIYQKKATSTKKEMIDLDSFYKIGDELGAGLIVTSDGWIVTDALNHLEFVGKNKQLNMGKYVVIGNDKKIYTIDKIEIDPSTNYIFLHINARDLAVLNMASQDSLNTGETALGLTLAGDTYLSTVSSVRDSGNYLSISSDFYYDKIKLVDDLSENFNSSFIFDVSGRIVMFINKKGELIPSRVFNVVVDSLFEKGVISRPSLGLDYADLSYFISSDTENKNFQESGALVNPSPKSSLLPWFEAGIKIGDIIKYIDGAELNKNNSLAKIIMTYAPGDEVEFGLLRGTEELQIRAILAELK
- a CDS encoding beta-propeller domain-containing protein, with protein sequence MQKNLKLFILFLALTFVLSACSFSLSKNPTTVQPENNIKPTEKVTENIKTDSGSKTIENILASQSEIKKFDNPEELKEFLENSQVNSGENYYRSDMVFADSSFGGMEVAEMATDGMMLKSAPQAVPTAPGLGSAEGENDFSQTNVQVEGVDESDIVKTDGDYIYSLTQNELFIIKASPASEAKIVSKIKFESSPKNIYINKNKLVVFGEDFQVSKETYSQSFRRNSSYTYFKIFDISDRSEPSQLRDIRFEGSYANSRMIGDYVYFVTNTYNYYIDGEPILPRVLEDGVDTACTAEKCIMPDVYYFDIPYNRYNFSSVNVVDLANINSDVEREVYILSDNQNMYVSESNIYITYTKYISEEQLVMEMTKEILVPKLPQKEADKIVAIDLVEEFILSDSEKIRKISAILERYIQSLPDDEQEKLEKQVEEEMKKKYEDISKELEKTVIHKVEINGSDIEYKTSGEVTGHVLNQFSMDENKGYFRIATTKNRTWSRFDDGSNESYSNLYVLDKDLKQVGALEDLAPDERIYSVRFMQNRAYLVTFKQTDPLFVIDLSDARNPKVLGELKIPGFSNYLHPYDETTLIGIGKDAKLNEYERVVTGGLKISLFDVSDVANPKEADSIIIGGVGSDSIALNDHKAFLFSSDKNLLVIPATLREVEGENRYGKINFRGALWFDIKKDSVELKERISHFEEGELEGKQYYWNGYGYYDASVKRSLYINDVLYTVSDKYLKINSLTSSDEVNKLELSLEKKDDFEIINNN
- the dtd gene encoding D-aminoacyl-tRNA deacylase — protein: MRAVIQRVSSAQVSVDDSIIGKIDKGLLVFFAVHVDDTEKMIEKMADKILKLRIFEDSEEKMNLSLEDTEGEILVVSQFTLYGDTKKGNRPSFIESARPEKAIPFYEKFVTILKEKNIKVEAGKFGADMQVELINDGPVTIIIDI